In the genome of Phycisphaerae bacterium, one region contains:
- a CDS encoding proprotein convertase P-domain-containing protein: MTIRKNHRAAWTVIATVCLFVVAGASQVRAAYPPPPNDTSATAETVGALPAILHGSNVRGNDSISATTIGGLDSVPGPDVFYSFTPGLTGSYWLMMIPWDQVPVYGSSGATVPAPNLCLYVRRKSDGVFIGGSDANPRDQVDTVIAGLTSGVEYEIVIDSTSDITRISEFEFMLVVAEAPSGPTEDCTNIGVIPSANLPYAAVGTLTGAVNDVTFSEGSGRCDVSNTSGLASAGPDHVYEFTTGPDPSDAGEYVFNLMPAGAAWNGYIYLADSCPPFLPLGCLGAASHTSSATRQSETIVVTLDFDKTYYVVVDAAAASTTDGKYVLLVDRAEGHGITEVEPNDTSAFASPLVTGQRNGGQIAGANDVDLYSFTAAAQDRLYAFLDNGNVFLSSIDIELRLVNTNGSTVMELDDDDGEGSSASVNTLVQRSSAFSAAIAGAILPAGGTYFLRANAGSAIDTIARYFVHYGIEPGSRAPSPECEPNNSLASADGSGKAYYSGVIAASGDVDYFAFEATAGDQVFIALDGDPERDSGGDADNDPQSLDGALVVYDPVGDALITDHDDPNLVGAGQIPDYPAEALAFRAPTTGTYKVQVSGGAASDFGAERTYRLAIFRGNAAPSLTEGVDPVIDSITPDFGADTLAVVASDDAGGDTGICALSLSPDSVNLAISATFTPGDSTVSFDVELITPGMSGYGKLIVTDCAGNTACAYIQIDADDPVCGGSAGSAPRRTFHSTHAPLHAPNNQPTGPGVIGTIDVPAGSPITDVTVTITIETIRPADVDVFLESPMGTIQDIVTDRGGGTSGFDITLAAFTNNATEMMSTDSNDAPYTGSWLPDGVGGMSVFDGQNPAGTWKLNVRDDDSSAGGGCRLVRWSLDIEAGFAAPQEFQGTVTDTAGVNGGIASVVMSADTNVTFTLDPDFVPGDLTTTYTVTLINPSLPGSCTITATDLSDNECQTLVNLNGLTDSTPPANSGAISRNIEISQEVLATVPQANPAGVVSTVSVPDGVVVGEVEVDITVDTLDVGRNASTVSHGGAFASLINRVGMDERDSVGLTKDNIEITLDDDAPVVDDAHEEPALGTIEFLGAHQPDGRGEFVGNGITSDYRDNMLFALEGLDSAGDWSLYVSDNRLQGASGAHSEFRRWAARLLAPGAPERYVGTARDTYPESGICSITVGGGSINLSVASNFTAGDSEASYAVSLVDPSQPGSGTVEITDCAGNTTVVPIALAAALADQNLPIITGAVNPATLKFEGAATDNQPGDSGIASVTLAPYSDNLQIALVEPDPPSGAGSVDVVVSLITPGVNGRGYLRVTDVTGYRRHALIHIDAVDPLCSGAVSNSKRYRSTDLPAPIPDLNPGGVSSTIAVADLAPISDVDVTINITHGFDGDIDLSMTSPTFITLFGDIGLTGNDFFNTTIDDEAPFPIPDASAEAPFTGRYQPAGGPALFVLDGGPAAGSYSLHVADDAVFNVGTFESWSLTISSAGFPERFAGEATDSELLGLGIGSIELLPGSCNVALGVDPFTPGDKLVLFEVTLVDPQGCGRGTVRVSDLGGNSCDQVVALNGAFCDPGDVNHSGAADFDDIEPFAAALLAGDGNCETDMNLDGKVDGLDVQGFTDELVP; this comes from the coding sequence GTGACCATTCGGAAGAACCATCGCGCGGCATGGACTGTCATCGCTACCGTTTGCCTTTTTGTCGTCGCCGGGGCGTCTCAGGTTCGCGCGGCATATCCCCCGCCTCCCAACGACACCTCCGCGACCGCGGAAACCGTCGGCGCGCTGCCCGCCATCCTCCACGGCTCCAATGTGCGCGGAAACGACTCCATAAGCGCAACGACCATCGGCGGACTCGACTCGGTCCCGGGCCCGGACGTCTTTTATAGTTTCACTCCCGGACTGACCGGTTCCTATTGGCTGATGATGATCCCATGGGACCAGGTTCCAGTATACGGAAGTTCCGGTGCGACCGTTCCGGCCCCGAATCTTTGCCTTTATGTCCGCCGAAAATCCGACGGCGTCTTCATCGGCGGAAGCGACGCCAATCCGCGCGATCAAGTCGATACGGTCATAGCAGGGCTGACCAGTGGCGTCGAATACGAGATCGTCATCGACAGCACATCCGACATCACACGGATCAGCGAATTCGAATTCATGCTCGTCGTCGCCGAGGCGCCAAGCGGCCCGACCGAGGATTGCACCAACATCGGCGTCATCCCGTCCGCCAACCTCCCCTACGCCGCGGTAGGCACGCTCACCGGAGCGGTCAACGACGTGACCTTTAGTGAAGGGTCCGGCCGTTGCGACGTGTCCAACACCAGTGGCTTAGCCAGCGCCGGCCCGGATCACGTATATGAATTCACCACCGGCCCTGATCCCTCCGATGCCGGGGAATACGTCTTCAATCTTATGCCCGCAGGCGCGGCGTGGAATGGCTACATTTACCTGGCCGATTCCTGTCCGCCGTTTCTTCCCTTGGGGTGTTTGGGTGCGGCGAGCCATACCTCGTCCGCGACGCGCCAATCCGAAACAATCGTCGTCACGCTGGACTTTGATAAAACCTATTACGTCGTTGTGGACGCGGCGGCCGCGAGTACCACCGATGGCAAATATGTCCTGCTCGTGGATCGAGCGGAAGGTCACGGCATCACGGAAGTTGAGCCGAACGACACGTCGGCGTTCGCCAGCCCGCTGGTCACGGGACAACGCAATGGCGGCCAGATCGCCGGCGCCAATGACGTAGACTTGTATTCCTTCACGGCCGCTGCACAGGATCGCCTGTACGCCTTTCTGGACAACGGCAACGTGTTCCTGTCGTCCATCGACATCGAACTGCGCCTCGTCAACACCAATGGATCGACCGTCATGGAATTGGACGACGACGATGGCGAGGGTTCCAGTGCGTCCGTCAATACGCTGGTGCAGCGCAGCTCCGCCTTCAGCGCGGCCATCGCCGGCGCGATCCTCCCGGCCGGCGGAACCTATTTCCTCCGCGCCAATGCCGGCTCGGCGATCGATACGATTGCCCGGTACTTTGTCCACTATGGCATCGAGCCCGGCAGCCGCGCGCCCAGCCCCGAGTGCGAGCCGAACAACTCCCTCGCGTCCGCCGATGGGAGCGGCAAGGCGTACTACAGCGGCGTCATCGCCGCGTCCGGCGATGTCGACTACTTCGCCTTCGAAGCGACCGCGGGCGACCAGGTCTTTATCGCCCTGGACGGCGATCCCGAGCGCGACAGCGGCGGCGACGCTGACAACGATCCGCAGTCCCTTGACGGTGCGCTGGTCGTTTACGATCCCGTCGGCGACGCACTCATCACCGACCACGATGACCCCAACCTCGTCGGCGCGGGGCAGATTCCAGACTATCCCGCCGAGGCCCTCGCCTTCCGCGCCCCGACGACTGGCACTTACAAGGTGCAGGTCTCCGGCGGCGCTGCGAGCGACTTTGGCGCAGAGCGCACCTATCGCCTGGCGATCTTCCGCGGCAACGCCGCGCCCAGCCTGACCGAGGGCGTCGATCCCGTTATTGACAGCATCACCCCCGACTTCGGTGCCGACACGCTCGCCGTCGTGGCTTCCGACGACGCCGGCGGCGATACCGGCATCTGCGCGCTCAGCCTGTCCCCCGATTCCGTGAACCTGGCAATTTCGGCGACGTTCACGCCCGGCGACTCGACCGTGTCCTTCGACGTGGAACTGATCACGCCGGGCATGAGCGGCTACGGCAAGTTGATCGTCACCGACTGCGCCGGCAACACGGCTTGTGCCTACATTCAGATCGACGCCGATGATCCCGTCTGCGGCGGCAGCGCCGGATCGGCGCCGCGCCGTACCTTCCACAGCACGCACGCCCCGCTGCACGCCCCCAACAACCAGCCGACCGGGCCAGGCGTCATCGGCACCATCGACGTGCCGGCCGGTTCGCCGATCACTGATGTCACCGTGACGATCACGATCGAGACCATTCGCCCCGCGGATGTCGACGTCTTTCTCGAAAGCCCGATGGGGACGATCCAGGATATCGTCACGGACCGCGGCGGCGGGACCAGCGGTTTCGACATCACTCTGGCCGCCTTTACCAACAACGCGACGGAAATGATGTCGACGGACAGTAATGACGCCCCCTACACCGGCTCGTGGCTGCCCGACGGCGTCGGAGGAATGTCGGTCTTCGACGGGCAGAACCCCGCGGGCACGTGGAAACTCAACGTGCGCGACGATGACTCCAGCGCGGGTGGCGGCTGCCGGTTGGTCCGCTGGTCGCTCGATATCGAGGCCGGTTTCGCTGCTCCACAGGAATTCCAGGGCACGGTCACCGACACCGCCGGTGTCAACGGCGGAATCGCCTCGGTCGTCATGAGCGCGGACACGAATGTCACCTTTACGCTCGATCCGGATTTTGTCCCGGGCGATCTGACGACGACCTACACCGTGACGCTCATCAATCCGTCGCTGCCCGGCTCGTGTACGATCACCGCGACGGACTTGTCGGACAACGAGTGCCAGACGCTCGTCAACTTGAACGGCCTGACGGACTCCACACCACCTGCCAACAGCGGAGCCATCAGCCGAAACATCGAAATCTCGCAAGAAGTCCTCGCCACTGTTCCGCAGGCCAATCCCGCGGGCGTCGTCTCGACCGTCAGCGTGCCCGATGGCGTCGTCGTCGGCGAGGTCGAAGTCGACATCACGGTGGATACGCTCGACGTCGGCCGCAATGCCTCGACCGTCAGCCACGGCGGAGCATTTGCATCACTCATCAACCGCGTCGGCATGGACGAGCGCGACAGCGTCGGCCTGACGAAGGACAACATTGAGATCACGCTGGACGACGATGCCCCGGTGGTCGACGACGCCCACGAGGAGCCGGCGCTCGGGACCATCGAGTTCCTCGGTGCCCATCAGCCCGACGGCCGCGGCGAGTTCGTCGGCAACGGAATTACCAGTGACTATCGCGACAACATGCTCTTCGCCCTGGAGGGGCTGGATTCCGCCGGCGACTGGTCGCTCTATGTTTCGGATAATCGATTGCAGGGCGCCAGCGGAGCCCACTCGGAATTTCGCCGCTGGGCCGCGCGACTCCTGGCCCCGGGCGCACCCGAACGGTATGTCGGTACCGCGAGAGATACGTATCCCGAATCCGGCATCTGCTCCATCACCGTGGGAGGCGGCTCCATCAACCTGTCCGTCGCCAGCAACTTCACCGCGGGCGACAGCGAAGCCTCCTACGCCGTCAGTCTCGTCGACCCATCGCAACCCGGCAGCGGGACCGTCGAAATCACGGATTGCGCGGGAAACACCACCGTCGTGCCAATCGCGTTGGCCGCGGCCCTGGCCGACCAGAACCTCCCGATCATCACCGGCGCGGTGAATCCCGCGACGCTGAAGTTCGAAGGCGCCGCGACGGACAACCAGCCCGGCGATTCGGGCATCGCCTCCGTGACGCTGGCCCCCTATTCCGACAACCTGCAAATCGCCCTGGTCGAACCCGATCCGCCCTCCGGCGCGGGAAGCGTTGACGTCGTTGTGAGCCTGATTACTCCCGGAGTGAACGGTCGCGGCTACCTCCGCGTGACCGATGTCACGGGCTATCGCCGCCACGCCCTGATTCACATTGACGCCGTCGATCCGCTTTGCTCCGGCGCCGTCAGCAATTCCAAGCGTTATCGCAGCACCGACCTGCCCGCGCCAATCCCGGACCTCAATCCCGGCGGTGTCTCCTCGACGATCGCGGTCGCCGATCTGGCGCCGATCAGCGACGTCGACGTGACCATCAACATCACGCACGGCTTCGACGGCGACATCGATCTTTCCATGACCAGCCCCACGTTCATCACGCTGTTCGGCGACATTGGATTAACGGGCAACGATTTCTTCAACACGACGATCGACGACGAAGCCCCCTTCCCGATTCCGGACGCCTCGGCCGAAGCGCCGTTCACCGGCCGGTACCAGCCCGCCGGCGGCCCGGCCCTCTTCGTCCTCGACGGAGGCCCGGCGGCGGGTTCGTATAGCCTTCATGTCGCCGATGACGCGGTCTTCAATGTGGGCACGTTCGAAAGCTGGTCGCTGACCATCAGCTCCGCCGGATTCCCGGAGCGCTTTGCCGGCGAAGCCACGGACTCCGAATTGCTTGGTCTCGGAATCGGCTCGATCGAACTACTGCCCGGCTCGTGCAACGTCGCCCTGGGCGTCGATCCGTTCACACCCGGCGACAAGCTCGTGCTGTTTGAGGTCACGCTCGTCGACCCGCAGGGTTGCGGAAGGGGAACCGTCCGGGTGAGCGACCTCGGCGGAAATAGCTGCGACCAGGTCGTCGCCTTGAATGGCGCGTTTTGCGATCCGGGCGACGTCAACCACAGCGGGGCTGCTGACTTCGACGACATCGAGCCCTTCGCGGCCGCCTTGCTCGCCGGCGACGGTAACTGCGAGACCGACATGAACCTCGACGGCAAGGTGGACGGTCTCGACGTACAAGGCTTCACCGACGAACTGGTTCCCTAG
- a CDS encoding PEP-CTERM sorting domain-containing protein (PEP-CTERM proteins occur, often in large numbers, in the proteomes of bacteria that also encode an exosortase, a predicted intramembrane cysteine proteinase. The presence of a PEP-CTERM domain at a protein's C-terminus predicts cleavage within the sorting domain, followed by covalent anchoring to some some component of the (usually Gram-negative) cell surface. Many PEP-CTERM proteins exhibit an unusual sequence composition that includes large numbers of potential glycosylation sites. Expression of one such protein has been shown restore the ability of a bacterium to form floc, a type of biofilm.) encodes MRSLFSALLVVLVLTSAPALAFPPTITMIVKEGDVVGGVGSISSGFGACENMAVNNSGDWLVESDTNNADTNIDGVILSGNGHGAFSLYQQEGAALASPPGASIDSWDSIRINNLGNASFNNFLDGTAGTTDDSGVYYNGDLVIQEGTIATAPGFSAGTPYIGWFETYINDNNDILMVASIDDPAIASTVDRALVKVNGLSLTETLYAKEGDSPVAGRFIADFGTGPHTTAFNNAGYALYSVDMDGTTNDDGLVVYSNGTSSTILARESQPVAGVPGRNWEVVIGASLDVNNFGDWVMIANMDGATTDDNAIIRNGTDVIAREGSSLPSIAGGWALTAFGTGSVLIDAKGDVVWFGDWNDPDTTKDTGIFMNDQLIVQEGVTMVGGLLVTSISAVQDNMAMSDNGQWIIFEGVLNGTIEGAFLVEVPEPGTIALVAVGGLLLVRRRRRA; translated from the coding sequence ATGCGTTCTCTTTTCTCGGCTCTATTGGTCGTTCTTGTTTTGACATCGGCGCCGGCCCTCGCCTTCCCTCCCACGATCACCATGATCGTAAAGGAAGGCGACGTCGTCGGCGGCGTCGGTTCGATCTCCAGCGGGTTTGGCGCCTGCGAAAACATGGCGGTCAACAACAGCGGCGATTGGCTGGTGGAATCGGATACGAACAATGCCGATACCAACATCGACGGTGTCATTCTGTCAGGCAACGGCCACGGCGCCTTCTCCCTCTATCAGCAGGAGGGCGCGGCGCTCGCATCGCCGCCCGGCGCCTCGATTGACTCCTGGGACTCCATTCGCATCAACAACCTGGGCAACGCCAGCTTCAACAACTTCCTGGATGGAACGGCCGGCACCACGGACGACTCCGGCGTCTACTACAACGGCGACCTCGTCATTCAGGAAGGGACCATCGCCACGGCGCCGGGCTTCTCGGCGGGCACGCCCTACATCGGCTGGTTTGAGACCTACATCAACGACAACAACGACATCCTGATGGTCGCCAGCATCGACGATCCCGCCATCGCCAGCACCGTGGATCGCGCCCTGGTCAAGGTCAACGGCCTTTCTCTGACGGAGACCTTGTATGCCAAGGAAGGCGACTCGCCCGTGGCCGGTCGCTTCATCGCGGACTTCGGTACGGGCCCGCATACGACCGCCTTTAACAATGCGGGCTATGCGCTCTACAGCGTCGATATGGATGGAACAACGAACGACGATGGGTTGGTGGTCTACTCGAATGGCACGTCCAGCACCATCCTGGCCCGCGAGAGCCAGCCGGTTGCAGGCGTACCGGGCCGCAACTGGGAGGTCGTCATTGGCGCGTCTCTCGATGTCAACAATTTCGGCGATTGGGTCATGATCGCCAATATGGATGGCGCCACTACCGATGACAATGCCATTATCCGCAACGGAACGGACGTGATCGCCCGCGAAGGCTCGAGCCTTCCGTCCATCGCCGGTGGCTGGGCGCTGACCGCCTTCGGCACCGGGTCCGTCCTCATCGACGCCAAGGGCGACGTCGTCTGGTTCGGCGACTGGAACGATCCTGATACCACCAAGGACACCGGCATCTTCATGAACGATCAACTCATTGTCCAGGAAGGCGTGACGATGGTCGGCGGCCTCCTTGTCACCTCCATCTCCGCCGTGCAGGACAACATGGCCATGAGCGACAATGGCCAATGGATCATCTTCGAGGGTGTCTTGAATGGCACCATTGAGGGGGCCTTCCTCGTCGAAGTTCCGGAGCCGGGGACAATCGCCCTCGTCGCGGTCGGCGGCTTGCTACTGGTCCGCCGCCGCCGCAGAGCCTGA
- a CDS encoding tetratricopeptide repeat protein, with translation MNIESRERVKDLLSQAARRPAGERRAFIEQTAGNPEIAAEALDLLPMLDDSAFMSAPTGAGMSTPENGAMLLEAPGMQIGRYKLLQRVGEGGFGVVFMAEQTEPVIRRVALKIIKAGMDTRQVIARFEAERQALAMMDHPNIARVFDGGATEQGRPYFVMELVRGEPVTEYCDREHLSINDRLALFRDICGAVQHAHQKGIIHRDIKPSNILVTVADGRPLPKVIDFGIAKATSVRLTDKTLFTEIHQLIGTPEYMSPEQAEVSGVDIDTRSDVYSLGVLLYELLAGAGPFDRRRLRSAPFAEIQRIIRDEEPPRPSLRLRTMGSSNLLAAAKEGRPSSRDSSAIDIAQRRRTEPMLLARSLNGDLDWIVMKCLEKDRSRRYETASGLAGDVAAYLANQPVSATPPRAVYKFQKFVRRHRIVVIASAAIAATLLIATSVSIAFAVRASRSLAAEEAARRRADDSARETRQVAQFQSDLLSGIDVERMGRGFKDSFRQQVKDSLTRQFVGEWPKRRKLTPAEIDAELAAYDRIAGAAQPVDVARKVLDEYILGNDLDTVRSKFADQPHVQAELLHTLGVVCRVLGLLEKAEPALARAMELRQVDQGENEIPLADTKTELAATVADMGKYREAEQLHREALAIYRDTLGPAHHKTINTMNMVANCLFNQGDLAGAEALLKDALLPARALPVEHHDTLAQVLSDLGGLYLGKGDTPAAEPLIREALELRRSLPGNYQKQIADCLNNLAGVHYMKGDYAGVEQLLQEALEVNKSVLGDEHVVVATLLNNLASVRYEQNDIAGAKQLFEESLAMYRRLLGDEHAEVTSTLNNLAMVYQLEGDLKTSEPLLREALELRRRQLGEDHPDVGLSLANLGYQLQKQGDAAGAEPLFRQALGIYGGKYLPAHHLMISARLGLVDCLVALGKLDEAESILNSIDEKVGLANVPRIHRDHFIESFAEMFEARERAAPSQGYAQKAAEWRSKLAEEEQ, from the coding sequence GTGAATATCGAGAGTCGCGAGCGAGTGAAGGACCTGCTGTCGCAGGCCGCGCGGCGGCCGGCGGGAGAGCGCCGCGCCTTCATCGAACAAACGGCGGGAAATCCGGAGATCGCGGCCGAGGCGCTGGACCTCCTTCCGATGCTGGACGACTCGGCATTCATGAGTGCGCCGACCGGCGCGGGGATGTCGACACCGGAAAACGGCGCAATGCTACTGGAAGCGCCGGGCATGCAGATCGGACGGTACAAGCTCCTGCAACGGGTCGGCGAAGGCGGGTTCGGCGTCGTCTTCATGGCCGAGCAGACCGAGCCCGTGATCCGCCGGGTGGCGCTCAAGATTATCAAGGCGGGGATGGACACGCGGCAGGTGATCGCGCGCTTCGAGGCGGAGCGTCAGGCCCTGGCGATGATGGACCATCCGAACATTGCCCGGGTTTTCGACGGCGGGGCGACGGAACAGGGCCGGCCCTACTTCGTCATGGAGCTGGTCCGCGGCGAGCCGGTCACGGAGTATTGCGACCGCGAGCATTTGTCGATTAACGATCGGCTCGCGTTGTTCCGGGACATCTGCGGGGCCGTGCAGCACGCGCACCAGAAGGGCATCATTCACCGGGATATCAAGCCTTCCAACATCCTCGTGACCGTGGCCGATGGCCGGCCTCTGCCCAAGGTGATCGACTTCGGCATCGCCAAGGCGACGTCGGTGCGCCTGACGGACAAGACGCTGTTCACCGAAATCCATCAACTCATCGGTACGCCGGAATACATGAGCCCGGAGCAGGCGGAGGTGTCCGGCGTGGATATCGACACGCGGAGCGACGTGTATTCCCTCGGCGTGCTGCTATACGAGCTTCTCGCGGGGGCCGGGCCTTTCGACCGGCGCCGGCTTCGATCGGCGCCGTTCGCCGAGATTCAGCGCATCATCCGCGACGAGGAGCCACCGCGGCCGAGCCTGCGACTGCGGACGATGGGCTCGTCGAATCTGTTGGCGGCCGCAAAAGAGGGGCGGCCATCGTCGAGGGATAGCTCCGCGATCGATATCGCCCAGCGCCGGCGGACCGAGCCGATGCTGCTGGCCCGCTCGCTGAACGGCGATCTCGACTGGATCGTCATGAAGTGCCTGGAGAAGGACCGCTCACGCCGCTACGAGACCGCGAGCGGACTGGCCGGAGACGTGGCGGCGTATCTGGCGAATCAGCCGGTGTCCGCGACGCCTCCCCGCGCGGTCTACAAATTTCAAAAGTTCGTGCGCCGTCATCGTATCGTGGTGATCGCATCGGCGGCGATCGCCGCTACGCTCCTGATCGCCACGAGCGTATCGATCGCCTTCGCGGTCCGGGCTTCTCGTTCCCTGGCGGCGGAGGAGGCGGCGCGGCGCCGTGCCGACGACAGTGCCCGGGAAACGCGACAGGTTGCCCAGTTCCAATCGGACCTTCTTTCAGGAATCGACGTCGAGCGTATGGGCCGCGGTTTCAAGGACTCGTTTCGCCAACAAGTGAAAGACAGCCTCACGAGACAATTCGTGGGCGAATGGCCCAAGCGCAGAAAACTGACCCCCGCGGAGATCGATGCGGAGCTGGCGGCCTATGACCGGATCGCCGGCGCGGCCCAGCCGGTCGATGTCGCCAGGAAAGTCCTCGACGAGTACATCCTGGGCAACGATCTTGACACCGTGCGGTCGAAGTTCGCCGATCAGCCGCACGTGCAGGCGGAACTACTCCACACTCTCGGTGTCGTCTGCCGCGTGCTGGGGCTTCTGGAAAAGGCCGAGCCCGCCCTGGCTCGCGCGATGGAATTGCGGCAGGTCGATCAGGGGGAAAACGAAATCCCGCTCGCCGATACCAAGACCGAGCTGGCAGCGACGGTCGCGGACATGGGCAAATACCGCGAAGCCGAACAATTGCACCGTGAGGCGCTGGCGATCTACCGGGACACGCTGGGCCCGGCCCATCACAAGACGATCAACACCATGAACATGGTCGCCAACTGCCTGTTCAACCAGGGCGACCTCGCCGGCGCGGAGGCACTGCTCAAGGACGCGCTGTTGCCCGCGCGGGCTCTTCCGGTGGAGCATCACGACACGCTCGCCCAGGTCCTCAGCGACCTCGGCGGTCTCTACCTGGGAAAAGGCGACACCCCCGCCGCCGAACCCCTCATCCGCGAGGCCCTGGAGCTACGGCGGTCGCTTCCCGGAAATTACCAGAAGCAGATCGCCGACTGCCTGAACAATCTGGCGGGGGTTCACTATATGAAAGGCGATTACGCCGGGGTCGAGCAGCTCCTGCAGGAGGCGCTCGAAGTGAACAAGAGCGTCCTGGGAGACGAACATGTGGTCGTCGCCACCCTGCTCAACAATCTGGCCAGCGTGCGCTACGAGCAAAATGACATTGCCGGCGCGAAACAGTTGTTTGAGGAATCGCTGGCCATGTATCGCCGGCTCCTGGGCGACGAGCACGCCGAGGTGACCAGCACGCTGAATAACCTCGCGATGGTGTATCAACTGGAGGGGGACTTGAAGACATCGGAGCCGCTCTTGCGCGAGGCGCTGGAACTTCGCCGACGGCAACTGGGGGAGGATCATCCGGATGTGGGGCTGAGCCTGGCCAACCTCGGCTATCAATTACAGAAGCAGGGCGACGCGGCCGGCGCGGAGCCCTTGTTTCGACAGGCGCTGGGCATTTATGGCGGAAAATATCTGCCCGCCCATCACTTGATGATCTCGGCCCGGTTGGGCCTCGTCGACTGTCTGGTCGCGCTGGGAAAACTCGACGAGGCGGAGTCGATTCTGAACAGCATCGACGAAAAGGTCGGACTGGCGAACGTGCCCAGGATTCATCGAGATCACTTCATCGAAAGTTTCGCCGAGATGTTCGAGGCCCGGGAGCGCGCGGCGCCGTCGCAAGGCTACGCTCAGAAGGCGGCGGAGTGGCGCTCGAAGCTTGCGGAGGAGGAGCAATGA
- a CDS encoding ECF-type sigma factor, translating into MDASERKPESSNPLPETGHVTRLLSAAAAGTPHAARDLLPLVYRSLRQMAERQMQQERAGHTLQATALVHEAYLRLVGDQDLGWDSRAHFYGAAAEAMRRILIEHARRVGAQKRGGGWKREILSVADLSSDETIGHALDIDAAIEALKAHDSRAASIAQLRFYTGLSVDETAAALDISPSTVDREWRYARAWLLRYLRQADGSGEAAAL; encoded by the coding sequence ATGGATGCAAGCGAAAGAAAGCCTGAATCGTCAAACCCCCTACCGGAGACCGGTCACGTGACACGACTGCTCAGCGCTGCGGCAGCGGGAACGCCCCACGCGGCCCGTGATTTGTTGCCGCTCGTCTATCGTTCGCTCCGCCAAATGGCGGAACGGCAAATGCAACAAGAGCGCGCCGGTCACACGCTACAAGCGACGGCCCTGGTCCACGAGGCGTATCTGCGGCTGGTGGGCGACCAGGACCTGGGCTGGGATAGCCGGGCGCACTTTTACGGGGCGGCGGCGGAGGCGATGCGGAGGATATTGATTGAACACGCGCGCCGCGTCGGCGCGCAGAAACGCGGAGGCGGCTGGAAGCGAGAAATCCTCAGCGTGGCGGACCTTTCCAGCGACGAGACCATCGGCCACGCCCTGGACATCGACGCGGCGATTGAGGCCCTGAAGGCCCACGATTCGCGGGCGGCGAGCATCGCCCAGCTTCGCTTCTACACCGGACTCTCCGTCGATGAAACGGCCGCGGCACTGGACATTTCTCCCAGTACGGTGGATCGGGAATGGCGCTATGCCCGGGCGTGGTTGCTTCGCTACCTCCGACAAGCCGACGGTAGCGGCGAGGCAGCGGCATTGTGA